The DNA window tgtatttttatatataaataaaaaaaacactaaatataacaatgtacagggtgggccatttatatggatacagcgtaataaaatgggaatggttggtgatattaaagtcctgtttgtggcacattagtatatgtgagggggcaaactcctcgcGATGGGCGATGACCATGGtgaccatttagaagtcggccatcttggatacaacttttgtttttgcaataggaagagggtcatgtgacacatcaaacgtattggtaatgtcacaagaacaacaatggTGTGCTACAACACAATCATATAATAGGTTAGGAGTATGCTGTGAAGTCCACCTGATTGTGTAATTAACCAGTGGACaggtatgtatatatataatatactatAACTTCTATAATTATATGTATAATTTATCtattttgaacattttataCTTTAACACTTAACACATGAAAGTCACATTCACAACTTAGTTATAACTCACGTTTCTGTAGCAAAGGACGGTACAGAGTCCACGGACCGAGCACTTGGAAGAGGCCGAGCACTTCCCAGAGACACAAGCGGAGACCGAACACTTCCCAGGAACAGATCACTTCCCAGGAACAGATCACTTCCCAGGGATCCATACTCTGTTTCAGAAAAGTCCTTCCTTCTAAGAGGAGAGGAAGACCACAAGGAACTCTCTCCGGctctgacagagagaaaaatacatCTGTTAGTCATTTTCCACTGAAGCTTTTCTCTACTCTCCTCCCTGATCCTGGCTCTGTTAGAACTATCCTCCTGTTAAAAtgtagtttttccttcccactgtcaccaggtGCTGCTCATAGTAGATCACCTGATTGTTgttgtctctctaatattgtaCATTTTATCTTACAGTAGAAAGTCAGTTGATTTTTGTTGTGAGCATATTTTAATCTTTTGATTAGAATCTAAACTCAACCTGTCAttcaataaaatgttttcaatggaaataaattttgtttatattatttaactgtaaatgttttaataaaaaataaatgataaatatatttttcaggGGTCTGTACATTAGTTTGGAAAGAAATAACTCGTGTACTTGCTCCACTGTCTGTGTTACACCCTTTCTGTCTGTGTAACCTAATAAAAGGATCATTTACAACCAGAGCAGCTTTTAAGATGAGGTGGTGTCATCACAAATGTAACCAGGATTCTGCCTCTCAGCGagtcttgttttgttgttttggattCATCGTGTAAGAGTCAGAGGTTTTTGACCGACCACGTTGCATACATATTTCTCAGAGTTCCTTCCTCAAAGAGCAAAATAGCATAAATCAAGCATTCAGTCAATGGAACTTGGAAACGTCTCTGGACTTAACTAAAGGAAGTCCAGTACATGCAGTGTACTGCTTGTGTCAAAGCCTAAAGCAAAagatgttgtgttgtgtgtaaaTAAATGCGTCTTCAATTAAATCTTATACTTTATTATTTCAGGGCAAGCAATgaattgaaaaacaaattattggGAACTGCTAATGAATTTCTGGTGCTGATAATTGGATTGGTTCAAGCATCAAAGGTAACTAATCCTACTGAACAGCTCGTTAAGTAGAACGCACGTCCAACAGGCAGCAAGAAcgattatttcatttttattgactGGAGTGGATTTTAATGGTGGACAAATGGGGAGAAGATTGTTGGGGATGGTTTCTTCTCTTTGGTCTTTAGACAAGATGTTCGGTTCTTATGACAAAGTTTGATTCCTTTGTGTTTAAAGACAAATCCCCTGATTGTGAACCGGTTTGATAAACAGCTGGTATTTAATTTCTTTAGAAACTGTCTTGTGATTTTGTTTCCTGGTAGAAAACTGTCTTCTTGGCACTAAAGACAGACAGCAGCTTACTGTTGTTTTCTATGAAACTCAAACTGAATGTAATCTAAGAAGTAATTACTGATGGTTGAGTTTAAGTATAAGTGATATCTATGCTTAACTGAGTTTACCGCTAACTTCCTCCAACATCCAGCACAGCATGACTGATGCAGAAACCATGAGCACGAgcgtcacttcctgtttgctgaagtggattttcagttgttttaaaGAGACAGTTTAAATGGGACTGAGGGAACGACGTGTTTGCAGTTTATATCCAACAACATCAAGCAGTTTAATCAAAGAGTTCACGttactaacagctcacctctctgcaggtTTGACATTTCCTCTAAATCTGGTGCTACGCAAGACAGAAAAACCGCTGCCTCCAGGTTCAGGTTCAGCACGTCTCTTGTAGACCCTGTTAGAGAAGGAAAACGTGTTTTTCATTTGCAGCAACAGAAGCTGATGAAGACTCAGAATCCCTTCGTTGTTCCAAAAATAAACTTGTTTGCAGGCTGAGCATGAGCAAAAGGAAGAACAGAGCGCCACCCAGAGGTAAACAGTTTTTTACATGGTAACAGCTCACCTGTATGCAGCAGACTCAGGCTGGGATTTAAATTCAATGGAGAAATCTTTAGACTGGTCACTCTTAcaggacacagagctgggtggaggtccaggctggtccctgtgaataatgatggagcagtgatgtgagtgctgagctgtgacatggagaagagtcatggacagttagagatggtcatctcacctctgagctttggtctggctctcatgttccccacacagagtgcttttagagggaggggctccctcctctctgtcctcacactgatccatgctgctcagctcacacacactttctacctgcagaggaaacacaaatcattcatgtgcacatcagctgatgtccatcatgtgtgctgtccaaacatcagctgcttctttcctgcttcatctcagtgtcagctggatgcagtcagacagcagtgtgaggcagaggaagctgccatcagctgctctgctatcagcccactagatggagcctgaagcacacacgatgcattcactgacacacactgattcactgtgaCTGGAAGCTTCAGTCAGTTCAACATGTGTGAACAACATTTGCAAAAGCTTCACACTAATATCTCTGTGGTCAGGATAAATGTGAGTGCCAACCAGAGTTGTTACTAAAGTTGCTTCACTGCTGAAAACAGTTATCAGTCTAACAATATTCAGCATAGTGTGTATGGGAAATTCTTTTACtgatgtattaatcacattatctTATTGTAtgatgccttggtgccactgggttttaacatgtctcacactcagACGTTACTGccgggctcacactgtgcgactttttcagtcacgttattcagctcctgctcaaactgcacgattgactcgcaggggttagaaggtcataggtcacgatgcaggtctcacactatacggcccgatgctctgatcgacctgagtgctcacactgtgcctccataacatgaaggttataacagaaaatctgtcgctctccctctgtctttcactcacacagacacaaagttctacaagttgtgcctccaccgcttgtgtccagatcacacgctgccgtgctgctccgtctttttcacctacatttgtgtttgtgcgtgagcagtgtgacaaactgcggtgacaccctcacgacggtcgcgaggatttcaaacaggtttaaTTTTTTATGACCGAGCGactgatgatcgggagctggtcgtgaggtgctAATCgcgtctcgttaccccacgtatactacacgacgcacgatgaaggccaaaatcgggccgatcaccaaaacggtcgcacgactcatcggctcaaaatgggccaaagaTCGCACAGTGTGCGCCCAGCATtagacaaatggtgggggtgtaGTAAGGATGTTGGGGGAAACAGGAACTCCACAGAAGAGACTTTTGTGGcttcgaggactctgggagTGTGAAGCTTAAgatgtgaaacagctgtgtactgcctttagttcctggagaaggtttttaactgagagccatgctgggctcagaCTCTGCTGACCATCTGTGCCGCGGACATGTGGGCTCTCCACAAGCCATGGACCTGCTGCGGTGATAAGGAAGAAGAAGATCACTTAAGTTGGAGCTACACCGTGCAGGGCCCTATAGGTCATGATTATGATCTTAAATTGGACCCTGAACTTgacagggagccagtgcagctgaatCAGCAGGGGCGTGGCATGGGAGTGTTTGTGATGCtttatttatcataaaaaacatttctcatacttcttggggaacttaaagaaacagaataaaacattttcccatcgtaaagaaaactcccttaaaatatggacaataacaaacctgctaaattcttccagaatctctgtgtaaaagaacagcaccaaaaaaaaaaaaaaaaaaaaaaaaaaaaaatagatgtgtcacagtttctggatgatccccacagaaagtacaattagtattcatgtcccttttaaatgtgaccatgtagtgactggctggataacatttatgtagaattttaaatgagacttctttcaccttatttacaatcaaatatttatgggggaccatccagactgtcttccgcttgatatctggaacatgtcggtTCCAATAAGATATTACATATGGGAGAGacgatatcttcttggaataaactacgtattctctta is part of the Maylandia zebra isolate NMK-2024a linkage group LG3, Mzebra_GT3a, whole genome shotgun sequence genome and encodes:
- the LOC143414643 gene encoding uncharacterized protein LOC143414643, with product MDQCEDREEGAPPSKSTLCGEHESQTKAQRDQPGPPPSSVSCKSDQSKDFSIEFKSQPESAAYRVYKRRAEPEPGGSGFSVLRSTRFRGNVKPAERAGESSLWSSSPLRRKDFSETEYGSLGSDLFLGSDLFLGSVRSPLVSLGSARPLPSARSVDSVPSFATETRNLCNLSEGHHEALSSALSSQSSCLRELDLSNSDLQDSGTNFLPDGLKSPHCKLNILRSDQTIFT